The following coding sequences are from one Limnobacter sp. SAORIC-580 window:
- the argH gene encoding argininosuccinate lyase, with amino-acid sequence MSNQWSKKQEAWSARFNEPMSELVKRYTASVFFDKRLAEFDIQGSLAHATMLAEAGVIAASDLQAIQNGMSQILDEIKAGQFTWQLDLEDVHLNIERRLTELVGDAGKRLHTGRSRNDQVATDIRLFLRHEVDRIQGLLKALIQALVTVAERNHDTVMPGFTHLQVAQPVTFGHHLLAYAEMFERDLERMQDCRKRINRLPLGAAALAGTTFPINRNRTAELLGFDAPTRNSLDSVSDRDFAIEFCSASSILMMHVSRLSEELIIWMSQRYAFIDLPDRFCTGSSIMPQKKNPDVPELARGKTGRVYGHLMGLLTLMKGQPLAYNKDNQEDKEPLFDTVDTVVDTLTIFAEMVEGIQVKADNMRAATLEGYATATDLADALVKRGMPFRDAHEAVARAVRYCDTQQCGLEALSVAQLQEALKLTELGYSDDLVNQELCAVLTLEGSLQARNHVGGTNPVQVKTAAAETRKRLGL; translated from the coding sequence ATGTCGAACCAATGGTCCAAAAAACAGGAAGCATGGTCAGCCCGATTCAACGAACCCATGTCCGAGCTGGTCAAGCGCTACACTGCATCCGTGTTTTTTGACAAACGGCTGGCCGAGTTCGACATTCAAGGCTCATTGGCACATGCCACCATGCTGGCTGAGGCGGGAGTTATTGCAGCGTCCGACCTTCAGGCAATACAAAACGGTATGTCGCAAATTCTGGATGAAATCAAGGCGGGTCAGTTCACATGGCAGCTGGATCTTGAAGACGTGCACTTGAACATCGAGCGCAGGCTTACCGAGTTGGTGGGTGACGCTGGCAAACGTCTGCACACAGGCCGCTCTCGCAATGACCAGGTGGCCACGGACATTCGCCTGTTTTTGCGCCACGAGGTAGACCGCATTCAGGGATTGCTCAAGGCGCTTATTCAAGCACTGGTCACTGTGGCTGAACGCAACCACGACACCGTCATGCCTGGCTTTACCCACTTGCAAGTGGCACAGCCTGTTACTTTCGGGCACCACTTGCTGGCTTATGCAGAAATGTTTGAACGCGACCTGGAACGCATGCAAGATTGCCGCAAGCGAATTAACCGATTGCCACTGGGTGCGGCTGCATTGGCGGGAACCACATTCCCCATCAATCGCAATCGCACAGCTGAACTGCTGGGGTTTGATGCCCCAACCCGCAACAGTCTCGATTCCGTTTCAGACCGTGATTTTGCAATTGAATTTTGCTCGGCCAGCAGCATCTTGATGATGCACGTATCGCGCCTGTCTGAAGAATTGATTATCTGGATGAGCCAGCGCTATGCATTCATCGATCTGCCCGATCGTTTCTGCACCGGTTCGTCCATCATGCCACAAAAGAAAAACCCGGATGTGCCGGAACTTGCGCGCGGCAAAACAGGCCGTGTTTATGGACACCTGATGGGCCTGCTGACCTTGATGAAAGGCCAGCCACTGGCCTACAACAAAGACAACCAGGAAGACAAAGAGCCCCTTTTCGACACCGTTGATACTGTGGTCGACACGCTCACTATTTTTGCTGAAATGGTTGAGGGCATTCAAGTGAAAGCCGACAACATGCGCGCAGCCACACTGGAAGGCTATGCCACAGCTACTGATCTGGCGGATGCCTTGGTCAAGCGCGGCATGCCTTTCCGTGATGCACATGAGGCTGTTGCCCGTGCCGTGCGGTACTGCGACACCCAGCAATGTGGCCTGGAGGCGCTGAGCGTAGCCCAACTTCAAGAGGCTCTGAAACTAACCGAACTGGGCTACAGCGACGATTTGGTGAACCAGGAATTGTGTGCGGTACTCACACTCGAAGGCTCGCTACAGGCACGCAACCACGTGGGTGGAACCAACCCGGTACAGGTCAAAACAGCTGCGGCCGAAACCCGCAAGCGGCTGGGTTTGTAA
- a CDS encoding TRAP transporter small permease subunit, which translates to MAISRGIDGLNTRLGLAVGWLILITTLVSAYNAVVRKVFDTSSNGLLEIQWYLFGAVFLLGAAYTLQQNAHVRIDVLSNRFSESTRAWIDILGHVLFTLPLIGFVLVSGWDFAYESFRINEYSADPGGLIRWPAKALIVLGFGLLGLQVCSEIIKKIAVIKGHPTPCQ; encoded by the coding sequence TTGGCCATCTCACGCGGCATTGACGGCCTGAACACCAGGCTGGGGCTTGCCGTCGGTTGGTTAATTTTAATCACTACGCTGGTGTCGGCCTACAACGCTGTGGTGCGAAAAGTTTTTGACACCAGCAGCAATGGCTTGCTTGAAATTCAGTGGTATTTGTTTGGCGCTGTGTTTTTACTGGGTGCCGCTTACACCCTGCAACAAAATGCACATGTACGCATCGACGTGCTTTCAAACCGGTTTTCCGAGTCAACGCGCGCCTGGATCGACATTCTGGGGCATGTGCTGTTCACCTTGCCTCTAATCGGTTTTGTTCTTGTGTCAGGCTGGGACTTCGCCTATGAGTCATTTCGAATCAATGAATACTCTGCCGACCCAGGTGGTTTGATCCGCTGGCCAGCCAAGGCATTAATCGTTTTGGGATTCGGATTGCTTGGCTTGCAAGTTTGTTCCGAAATCATCAAAAAAATCGCCGTAATCAAGGGACACCCCACACCATGCCAATAA
- a CDS encoding sensor histidine kinase codes for MRQINRLSAWVQQHYDACLLASLCLLPLSFQLMGLDTGAQSQLAYIAFISGCLLNAKVSCRRAFRVPPTEKLWFLVFASAFGGWVLSLNWQHLSFAVLCWVSPFTLLAVLLERQHRYSIAKQRIQNRRTQQARWRNAKHSVLSEWKDRLRWLAGVQHDMRQPLHALGLLVGHPSLDTFHQHAASNQVIRQMTSCQRWLHDLAENMLEATRLELGEQREKRIESVSSTELCKSLEGWMGQLAETKGLTFHVDVEEFLIHTDARRLKRVMGNLVFNAVEHTLEGGVAFSYRRHGGIHRFTVKDSGPGLQEDILQHKAARYSTFGSDLPKTGIGLYVVKCLCQEMEWNLSMCNVKEGGTVFVLELADRISNKAEVVTLNSKKTG; via the coding sequence ATGAGACAAATCAACCGGCTTAGTGCATGGGTACAGCAACACTACGATGCATGCTTGCTGGCATCCCTGTGTTTGTTGCCTTTGTCTTTTCAATTGATGGGCCTGGACACTGGGGCTCAATCCCAGTTGGCTTATATTGCCTTCATCAGCGGGTGCCTGCTCAATGCCAAAGTGTCCTGCAGGCGTGCCTTTCGGGTGCCGCCCACAGAAAAACTCTGGTTTCTGGTTTTTGCTTCAGCTTTCGGTGGCTGGGTGTTGTCGCTGAACTGGCAGCACCTCAGCTTTGCGGTGTTGTGCTGGGTTTCACCGTTTACGCTGCTGGCAGTTTTATTGGAAAGGCAGCACCGGTACAGCATTGCAAAACAACGGATTCAAAACCGGCGAACCCAGCAAGCCCGGTGGCGAAATGCAAAACACAGTGTGCTCAGCGAATGGAAAGACAGGTTGCGCTGGCTGGCTGGTGTTCAGCATGACATGCGTCAGCCCTTGCATGCACTGGGTTTGTTGGTGGGTCACCCCTCGCTGGATACTTTCCATCAACATGCCGCGTCCAATCAGGTTATTCGTCAAATGACCAGTTGCCAAAGGTGGCTTCACGACTTGGCTGAAAACATGCTCGAGGCCACCCGGCTTGAACTGGGTGAGCAACGCGAGAAAAGAATTGAGAGCGTTTCAAGCACCGAGCTTTGCAAGTCGCTCGAGGGCTGGATGGGACAGTTGGCTGAAACCAAAGGGCTGACTTTCCATGTCGATGTGGAGGAGTTCCTGATTCACACGGATGCCCGCCGATTGAAACGGGTTATGGGAAATTTGGTGTTCAACGCGGTAGAACATACGCTTGAGGGTGGTGTGGCATTCTCCTATCGACGCCATGGTGGAATTCACCGGTTTACCGTCAAAGATTCAGGCCCAGGCCTGCAAGAGGACATATTGCAGCACAAGGCGGCAAGGTACTCAACCTTTGGCAGCGACCTTCCTAAAACAGGCATAGGTTTGTATGTGGTCAAGTGCCTTTGCCAGGAAATGGAATGGAATTTGTCGATGTGCAATGTCAAGGAAGGGGGTACGGTGTTTGTGCTTGAACTTGCCGATCGAATTTCAAACAAGGCTGAAGTTGTGACCTTGAACTCGAAAAAAACGGGTTAA
- a CDS encoding TRAP transporter large permease, translated as MPIIPVEWLAPLMFAVLLLFMVSGFPVAFALAANGLLFGYIAIEQGLMNVALLQALPDRIFGIMSNETLLAIPFFTFMGLVLERSGMAEDLLETIGQLFGRVRGGLAYAVILVGALLAATTGVVAASVISMGLISLPIMLKYGYSQSVSTGVIAASGTLAQIIPPSLVLIVMADQLGVSVGAMYQGALIPALLLVLLYNAYVFVITRVQKNALPALPPEACYIGQSNSGARILKAVVFVLMPPLALVFLVLGTIFLGIATPTEGGAMGAVGALLIAASKKRLNLDLLKQSIDSTTKLSCFVLFILIGSTVFGLTFRAVEGDLWVEQLMGDLPGGELGFLIAVQILIFVLGFFLDFFEIAFIVIPLLVPVADKLGIDLVWFGVMIAMNMQTSFLTPPFGFSLFYLKSVTPKVVKTIEIYKGSLPFIALQLLMVVLIFAFPQLVIQEEKVKYQDSPLQLDLPTQNYGGGNDPAEQQPFVPSFSE; from the coding sequence ATGCCAATAATTCCGGTTGAATGGTTGGCGCCCCTCATGTTCGCAGTCCTGCTGCTGTTCATGGTCAGCGGCTTTCCTGTCGCATTCGCCCTGGCTGCAAACGGGCTACTGTTTGGCTACATCGCGATTGAGCAAGGGTTAATGAACGTGGCCTTGCTGCAAGCGCTGCCCGACCGGATATTCGGAATCATGAGCAATGAAACCCTGCTCGCTATTCCGTTTTTCACTTTCATGGGCTTGGTACTTGAACGCAGTGGCATGGCCGAAGACCTGCTGGAAACCATCGGCCAATTGTTTGGCCGGGTGCGCGGCGGTTTGGCCTATGCAGTGATATTGGTAGGCGCTTTGTTGGCCGCCACCACTGGCGTAGTGGCGGCTTCGGTCATATCCATGGGGCTTATTTCTTTGCCCATCATGTTGAAATATGGCTACAGTCAATCGGTGTCTACTGGCGTTATTGCCGCTTCGGGAACACTGGCCCAAATTATTCCACCGTCGCTGGTTTTAATTGTCATGGCCGATCAACTGGGGGTTTCAGTGGGGGCCATGTACCAAGGTGCGCTAATTCCTGCCTTGTTACTGGTGCTTCTTTACAACGCTTATGTGTTTGTAATTACACGCGTTCAAAAGAACGCCCTGCCTGCTTTGCCCCCAGAGGCCTGCTACATCGGTCAAAGCAATTCGGGTGCGCGAATACTGAAAGCTGTGGTGTTTGTGCTAATGCCTCCTTTGGCCTTGGTATTTCTGGTGCTGGGCACCATTTTTCTGGGCATTGCCACGCCCACCGAGGGCGGTGCCATGGGTGCTGTGGGTGCTTTGCTGATCGCGGCATCCAAGAAGCGGTTGAATCTGGATTTGCTGAAACAATCAATCGATTCCACGACCAAACTTTCCTGCTTTGTGTTGTTCATTTTGATTGGCTCTACCGTGTTTGGTCTTACTTTCAGGGCGGTTGAAGGCGACCTGTGGGTGGAACAACTGATGGGTGATTTGCCAGGTGGTGAACTTGGATTCTTGATCGCAGTGCAAATCCTGATTTTTGTGTTGGGCTTCTTTCTGGATTTCTTTGAAATTGCGTTTATCGTAATTCCATTGCTTGTACCAGTGGCTGACAAACTGGGCATTGACCTGGTGTGGTTCGGCGTCATGATCGCCATGAACATGCAAACCTCTTTTCTGACCCCACCGTTTGGCTTCTCGCTGTTCTACCTGAAATCGGTCACACCCAAGGTGGTAAAAACGATTGAAATTTACAAGGGCTCCCTGCCGTTCATTGCCTTGCAATTGTTGATGGTGGTGCTTATTTTTGCCTTTCCACAGCTGGTGATCCAGGAGGAAAAGGTGAAGTACCAAGACAGCCCATTGCAACTGGACCTGCCCACGCAGAATTACGGGGGTGGGAACGACCCGGCCGAGCAACAACCTTTTGTTCCAAGCTTCAGCGAATAG